The genomic window GCAAGACTCGTGAAATACAGACGTGAGGGTAAGGCAGTCTACTATTCGGTATCGGATGACCATGTGCATACTATTATGTCTATGGGTCTTGAACATATCAATGAATAACTGCCTGCTGTGTGAATACTATAATTATATATAGGCGAAGTATCGAAAGGAAGATAAACTATGCAATGGCGTGAGATAGAGATATTTACTACCAAGGAGGGTCTTGAACCGCTTACAGGCTGCCTGGAGCTTCTTGGTATCAATGGCTTCGTGATAAACGACAGCGAGGAATTCAAGGCCTTTACAGAGGATAAGTCGGCTAACTGGGATTATATCGACGATTCGCTCCTCGGCCTTAAGAATAAGGAAAACAGCGTTACCTGCTACCTGCCTGAAAATGAGCAGGGCGAGCAGATGCTTAAAGACCTCGGCGCTGAGCTTGCGGCTATGAAGCAGCGTGATACTGAGGGTAAGTTCGGTAAGCTCGAATATGTCGAGAAGACTGTAAATGAGGAAGACTGGGCAAATAACTGGAAGCAGTATTTCAAGCCCTTCGCAGTCGGTGAGAGGATAGTCGTCAGCCCCTCGTGGGAAAAGGTCAACGTCGCTCCCGACAGGAGAGTTATCTATATCGACCCTGAATCCAGCTTCGGTACAGGCCAGCATGATACTACTAAAATGTGCCTTGACCTGCTTGACGGCAGAGTGTGTGAGGGCGATAAGGTGCTCGACCTCGGCTGCGGCAGCGGTATTCTGTCTGTGGCTATGGCAAAGCTCGGTGCAACAAAGCTCACGGCTGTCGATATCGACCAGAACTCGGTCAAGATAGCAAGACAGAACCTCGAAAAGAACGGTATCCCTGCTGAGAGCTATGAGCTCTACTGCGGCAATATCTGTGAAGACGAGGAGCTCAGGAAAAAGATAGGCGGCGGCTACCAGCAGGTGTGCGCTAATATCGTGGCTGATGTTTTGATAGCTATGAGCGACTATTTTGCAGATTTCCTCAGCGATGACGGCGTGCTTATCGTGTCAGGCATCATAAGGGAAAGGGCAGAGGAAGTCCATAAGGTGCTAAAGTCAAAGGGTCTTATCTCCTGCGGCGTGAGAATAAGCAACGACTGGGTGGCAGGAATGTTCACCACCCCGAGAAACCCTAATCTAAGTGACTATACCGAAGATGATGAGGAAGAAGGCTAAGGCGTAAAAAAGCGGAAATGAAAAATGATGGAGGGAGTTACAAATGCAGCTGCTATTTATAATCATAAAGAGAACGGAACTGCTTGACGATATAATGAAGTCTCTTGCAGCTTCCGGTATACATGGAGGCACAGCGCTCGATTCAACGGGCATGGCAAAGTCTATCTCGGGTATGGATAACCTGCCGGCTATATCGGTGCTGCGTGAGATACTTAAAGGCAACGACGAGGCTCAGAAGGGCAAGACTATCTTCGTCGCAGTGCATGATGACCAGCTCGATACAGCTATAAAGGCAGTCAAGAGCGTGACAGGTGAGTTCGATAAGCCCAATGCAGGCGTGCTATTTGCACTTCCTATCACCTATTCTGAGGGACTTAATTGAGCAGATTGTACAAAATTTTAAGGAATTATAAAAAATCCTGAAAACCCCTTGCATTTTCCGGGGATAAATGTTATAATATATTTTGTTGTGAATATTAGTTAATCAGTTATTTTTAAGAAGGGGGTGCAACCTAATGGCAAAATGTGATATTTGCGGAAAGGGTGTAACTTTCGGTATCAAGGTATCTCACTCACACAGAAGAACAAACAGGACATGGAAGCCTAACGTAAAGAGAGTTAAGGCAGTAGTAGCAGGCTCGCCTAAGCATATCTATGCTTGCACAAGATGCTTACGTTCAGGTCTTGTTGAGAGAGCTTGATAACAAGTAGTAACACAGATAATATTGACCGTTCACTTTGATGTGTGCGGTCTTTTTATTTTGTGTGTAAAGGCGTGAAATGGTATTTTGTAAAAATATTTGGCAACGTTGCATAATTGCTTAAACGTTTTTTGTGCAGCTTTACAAGTGTGGTTACAGTTGTGTAATAATGTCTTGCAAAAATCATCATGAGCATTTATAATGTTTTCAGCGGATAAAAATTAAAGGGAGGTATCGGTCATGAGAAAGTATGTTATAACAGCCGCAGCATTCGTTCTGGCGTTCGTTGTCGCCGCATATTCTGAGGAGGCTGAGTCTCAGCCCGATAACACCACGCAGAACTATCAAGTGGTTCAGTTCCTCTGATATGAGATAAAAAACACCTGCCGTAAGGATAATAAGCTCCTTGCCGGCAGGTTTTTCATTTTCAGTCTTCAAGCGATGCCCATTCGTCCATCTTCTCATCAAGTGATGCCCTGGCAGCATCAAGCTCGCTGCACTTTTCGCTCATCACCTCAAAATGAGAGGATATCTCAGGGTCGGCTATCTCGTTTTCAAGCTGGAATATCTTTACTTCAAGCGCTTCTATCTCCTTTTCAAGCTCGGAGATACGCAGGCGTTTTTTTGCACTCTCGGCTCTCTGCTGCTTCGAGCGGTACTGGTTCTGCTTCTTCTGCTCGTATTCAGCCCTCTGCTGCTGCTCACGCTTTTGCTGCTCGGTCATCGCCATAGCCTGCGCTGCGAGCTTCTTCTGCTCAAAGTAGTCGTCGTAGTTGCCCTCAAACTGTTCTGTGCCGTCTTCTGTCACCTCTATGACCTTCGTTGCGACCTTGTTTATCAGGTATCTGTCGTGCGATACGAGGATAATAGTACCCTCAAACGCCGCCAGTACGTCGTCAAGCACTTCCTTTGTCGCAAGGTCAAGGTGGTTGGTCGGCTCGTCGAGAATGAGCACGTTGCCCCTTGTGAAAGCCATTATCGCAAAGCATAGCTTGGCTCGCTCGCCGCCGCTGAGCACTGATGTAGGCTTTGTCACGTCCTCAGCGCCTATCAGAACGGCTGCTAAGGCGCTCCTTGCGTCCTTCTCAGTCAGCCTCGGGAAGCGGTGCATTATCTCGTCAAGCACAGTCGAGTGCGGGTTGAGTGTCGTGTTCTCCTGCTCGAAGTAGGAGAGCTTTACGTTTCCGCCCCAGCGTATAGTGCCGTTCTCGTGCGGTATTATGCCCTGTATCACTTTGAGCACAGAGGTCTTGCCTATGCCGTTTGCCCCGACAATGGCTATGTGCTCGCTCCTTCTGACGTGCAGGTCAAGACTCTTTATCAGCTCACGCCGTTTCTCGCCCTCGCCTACAGCGACCTCAACGCCCTTTATGTCGAGTACGTCCTTTACAGGCTCTATGTCGTATTCGAGCTTTATCCTCGGCGGCTTCTGATACATCAGCGGCTTGTCTACTATCTCCATGCGGTCGAGCATAGCCTGCCTGCTCTTTGCCATTTTTGCGGTGGAAGCCCTTGTCTTGTTGCGTACTATGTAGTCTTCGAGCTTGGCTATCTCCTTCTGCTGTGCCTCGTATTCCTTTAGCTGACGCTCGTTCTGCATCTCCTTCTGTACAAGATACGCCGAGTAATCGCCCTTGTAGCTTGTGAGAACACAGTTTTCTATCTCGCATATCCTTGTGCAGAGCTTGTTTAAAAAATATCTGTCGTGCGAGACTATCAGCACGGAGCCCTTGTAGCCCTTTAAATGGTCTTCCAGCCAGCCGAGCGTTCTGAGGTCAAGGTGGTTGGTCGGCTCGTCAAGTATCAGCAGGTTGGGCTCTTCAAGCAGCAGCTTCGCCATAGCAAGCCTTGTCTTCTCGCCGCCCGACAGGGTAGATATTATCCTGTCCTTGGGCGTGTTCTCAAAGCCCATGCCGTTAAGTATCGTGTTTATCTTGACTTCTATCCTGTAGCCGTCTCTTGCCTCGAAGTAAGCCGACAGTTCAGCATATCTCTCTGCCGCCTCGTTCATCTCACCGTCAACCGACATCACCTGTTCGAGCTCTTTCATCTGCTTCTGTATGTCAATAAGCTCCTTGAAGGGGAGGTGCATCGCCTCATCTATCGTGGAATCAACGTCAAGGCCGCTGTTCTGCTGTAAAAAGCCTATAGTCGTCTTGCCCGATATGTTCACAGAGCCCTTGCCGTCAACTGTCCTGTCAAGCTCCTCCATGCCGGTGATTATCCTGAGCAGCGTGCTCTTTCCGCAGCCGTTTCGCCCCACTAAGCCGACTGTCTCTCTGTCTTCTATTGTCAGGCATATATCTTTGAGTATCAGATTTCCGTCAAAATACTTGTATACGTTCTGAAGATCTATCAGCATTTTGTTTTCTCCTTGCGCTAAGTGTCTTATGTTATACTTTTATTATACATTATATCCATTTATTTTTCAAGATGATATTAATATTAAAATAATAATCTGCTCAAAAAATCAAGTACAAAAAGCTACAAATTGAAACCGTTTCATTTGTGTATTTATACAATAATTATGAAATTATGAATTTTTGCTCATTTACCCCTTGAAAAATACAGTGAAATGTGATATAATTATGAATAACAAAAGAATTGTTCGAGGAATGGGGTGTCTGCGTTGTTTGGAATGGGTAAGAATGAAAACTATGATCCTTCGTATAAATATATGACTGCTGCCTGCACCGGTGTGGTTATCCCTATCTCCGAGTTGGGCGACACGATATATTCTACAGGTGTCCTCGGAGACGGCTATGCGGTAACTACCGAGAGCGATGAGGTGTTCAGCCCTGTGAGCGGTATCATCGAGAAGATATCGAATAACGGGCATTCGTATAATATCATATCCGACGACGGCATGAAGGTGCTCGTCCACGTCGGGAAGGACAGTAAGTGTGACTCTATGCAGCCGTCGACCCCTCATATAGTCGAGAAGGAGACTATAGCCCAGGGGCAGCGGCTCTGCGTGATAGGCTGTAAGCAGCCTGATGAGGATAATAAATGCACAGTCGAGGTAGTTGTCAGCAACAGCGATAAGTTTGATACCTTCGAGCTTTTGCCGCAGAAGGTGCTTGATGTCAAAAGCTCCGTGCTGCGCTATAAATAATTGAAAAGCTTTGTTTTTATATTAGAATGAGGCCTGCAGGACCTGAACCACCCTGCAGGCCTTGCTTTTTTGTAAAAAAAGTCTTAAAAGGACTATACATTTTCATAATTATATGTTATAATATATCGTATATACGATAAATATGAAGGGGCGGGATGTTTAACATGGAACAGAAGCTGACTCTTTATGGGTTCAATAATCTCACCAAAACACTGAGCTTTAATATATATGATGTCTGCTACGCAAAAAGTGAGCGTGAGCAGAAGGATTATATTGCATATATAGATGAACAGTATAACAGCGAGCGTCTGACTAAGATACTGTGCGATGTGACCGAGATGATAGGCGCAAGGGTGCTCAATATCTCAAAGCAGGACTATGATCCTCAGGGTGCATCGGTAAACGTGCTCATAGCCGAGAAGGAGCTTGATGAGAGCTCTATTGATATCTCCTGTAACCAGGGCAACTATAAGGCAGCACATAAGTCAGTACACGCTCACCTTGATAAGAGCCACGTTACCGTGCATACCTTCCCTGAATACCACCCGGATAACTCTATATCCACCTTCCGTGTCGATATAGACGTTTCCACCTGCGGTATGATATCACCGCTTAATGCCCTCAATTACCTTATCGCCAGCTTTGACAGCGATATCATCACTATCGACTACAGGGTAAGGGGCTTTACGAGAGATGTGCTCGGCAAGAAGTATTTCATCGACCACGATATAAAGTCTATCCAGGATTATATCGACAGGTCAACTCTCGAGAAATACGATGCAATTGATGTTAATGTGTATCAGTCAAATATATTCCATACCAAGATGCTCATAAAGGATATCGAGCTTCAGAACTATCTCTTCAATAAGGACGTGTATGAGCTCTCGCCCAAGCAGAGGCTCGATATCACAGACAGCCTCAGGCGTGAGATGATAGAGATATTCAGCGGCCAGAATATATACTGATAAAAAAGGAGCATTTGATAAATTGGGCAAAGACCAGAACACAGCACCGATATATGATGCACTTAAACGCCACCTGAGAAACAGGGTGGTAAGGCTCGATGTCCCCGGTCATAAGGGCGGGCGTATGAATAAGGAGCTTCGGGACTTTCTGGGGGAGAACTGCCTTAAGGTAGACGTAAACTCCATGAAGCCCCTTGATAACCTCTGCCACCCGGTCTCTGTTATCAAAGAGGCTGAGGAGCTCGCAAGCGAGGCCTTCGGCGCAGAGCATACGTTTTTTATAGTCAACGGCACAACAGCTGCCGTGCAGGCAATGGTCTTCACAGCCTGTAAGGCAGGGGATAAGATAATCATGCCCCGTAACGTCCACAGAAGCGCTATAAATGCGCTCGTTGTGTGCGGCGCTGTGCCTGTTTATGTTAATCCCGGTACGAATAAGCAGCTCGGTATCCCTCTCGGAATGAGCGTAAGGGACGTTGAAGCTGCTATCCTTGCAAATCCCGATGCCAAGGCGGTGCTTGTAAATAATCCGACCTACTACGGTGTCTGCTCGGATATAAGAAAAATATGCGAGATAGCCCACGCCCACGGTATGCTCGTGCTCGCTGACGAAGCGCACGGCACCCACCTTTATTTCGGCGAGGGGCTGCCTGTCAATGCTATGGCGGCAGGGGCTGATATGGCGGCTGTTTCTATCCATAAGACAGGCGGCTCGCTTACACAGTCTTCATTCCTGCTTTGCAGTAAGAGCATCAGCGAGGGCTATGTTAGACAGATAATCAACCTCACCCAGACGACCAGCGGCTCATACCTGCTCATGGTGTCTTTAGACCTTGCAAGAAAGAACCTCTGCTTAAACGGCAGGGAGATGTTCAGAAAGTCGGTCGATTACGCCGACTATGCAAGAGAGGAGATAAATAAGATAGGCGGCTACTACGCCTTCGGCCGAGAGCTTGAAAACGGTGATGATTTCTTCGCATTCGACAGCACCAAGCTGTCCGTCCATACAAGAGAGGTCGGGCTCGCAGGCGTTGAGGTGTACGATATTCTCAGAGATGACTACGATATTCAGATAGAGTTCGGCGATATAGGCAATATCCTCGCTATCGTCTCGGCAGGCGACAGAGAGCTCGAAATAGAGCGCTTTATCTCCTCGCTCGGCGAGATAAAAAGGCTCTACGGCAAAGACCCCTCGGGAATGTTCGACCACGAATATATAAACCCTCAGGTAGTCCTTGCGCCGCAGCAGGCTTTCTACAGCGAGAAAAAAAGCGTGCCTATAGGCAGCTCGGAGGGCATGATATGCGGAGAGTTCGTTATGTGCTATCCGCCCGGAATACCTATCCTTGCCCCCGGCGAGAGGATAACAGGCGATATCCTCGACTATATAGCCTACTGCAAGGAAAAGGGCTGCTTCCTCACAGGTACAGAGGATCTTGAGATAAACAATATCAACGTTGTAATATAAGGGAAGGCACATTATGGATCTTTGGTTTACAGAAAAGCATACAGATGATGTCAATTTCACTATCAAGGTGAAAAAACAGCTTTACT from Ruminococcus sp. NK3A76 includes these protein-coding regions:
- the prmA gene encoding 50S ribosomal protein L11 methyltransferase, with amino-acid sequence MQWREIEIFTTKEGLEPLTGCLELLGINGFVINDSEEFKAFTEDKSANWDYIDDSLLGLKNKENSVTCYLPENEQGEQMLKDLGAELAAMKQRDTEGKFGKLEYVEKTVNEEDWANNWKQYFKPFAVGERIVVSPSWEKVNVAPDRRVIYIDPESSFGTGQHDTTKMCLDLLDGRVCEGDKVLDLGCGSGILSVAMAKLGATKLTAVDIDQNSVKIARQNLEKNGIPAESYELYCGNICEDEELRKKIGGGYQQVCANIVADVLIAMSDYFADFLSDDGVLIVSGIIRERAEEVHKVLKSKGLISCGVRISNDWVAGMFTTPRNPNLSDYTEDDEEEG
- the rpmB gene encoding 50S ribosomal protein L28 codes for the protein MAKCDICGKGVTFGIKVSHSHRRTNRTWKPNVKRVKAVVAGSPKHIYACTRCLRSGLVERA
- a CDS encoding ABC-F family ATP-binding cassette domain-containing protein, with product MLIDLQNVYKYFDGNLILKDICLTIEDRETVGLVGRNGCGKSTLLRIITGMEELDRTVDGKGSVNISGKTTIGFLQQNSGLDVDSTIDEAMHLPFKELIDIQKQMKELEQVMSVDGEMNEAAERYAELSAYFEARDGYRIEVKINTILNGMGFENTPKDRIISTLSGGEKTRLAMAKLLLEEPNLLILDEPTNHLDLRTLGWLEDHLKGYKGSVLIVSHDRYFLNKLCTRICEIENCVLTSYKGDYSAYLVQKEMQNERQLKEYEAQQKEIAKLEDYIVRNKTRASTAKMAKSRQAMLDRMEIVDKPLMYQKPPRIKLEYDIEPVKDVLDIKGVEVAVGEGEKRRELIKSLDLHVRRSEHIAIVGANGIGKTSVLKVIQGIIPHENGTIRWGGNVKLSYFEQENTTLNPHSTVLDEIMHRFPRLTEKDARSALAAVLIGAEDVTKPTSVLSGGERAKLCFAIMAFTRGNVLILDEPTNHLDLATKEVLDDVLAAFEGTIILVSHDRYLINKVATKVIEVTEDGTEQFEGNYDDYFEQKKLAAQAMAMTEQQKREQQQRAEYEQKKQNQYRSKQQRAESAKKRLRISELEKEIEALEVKIFQLENEIADPEISSHFEVMSEKCSELDAARASLDEKMDEWASLED
- a CDS encoding PTS glucose transporter subunit IIA, which gives rise to MGKNENYDPSYKYMTAACTGVVIPISELGDTIYSTGVLGDGYAVTTESDEVFSPVSGIIEKISNNGHSYNIISDDGMKVLVHVGKDSKCDSMQPSTPHIVEKETIAQGQRLCVIGCKQPDEDNKCTVEVVVSNSDKFDTFELLPQKVLDVKSSVLRYK
- the speD gene encoding adenosylmethionine decarboxylase produces the protein MFNMEQKLTLYGFNNLTKTLSFNIYDVCYAKSEREQKDYIAYIDEQYNSERLTKILCDVTEMIGARVLNISKQDYDPQGASVNVLIAEKELDESSIDISCNQGNYKAAHKSVHAHLDKSHVTVHTFPEYHPDNSISTFRVDIDVSTCGMISPLNALNYLIASFDSDIITIDYRVRGFTRDVLGKKYFIDHDIKSIQDYIDRSTLEKYDAIDVNVYQSNIFHTKMLIKDIELQNYLFNKDVYELSPKQRLDITDSLRREMIEIFSGQNIY
- a CDS encoding aminotransferase class I/II-fold pyridoxal phosphate-dependent enzyme — its product is MGKDQNTAPIYDALKRHLRNRVVRLDVPGHKGGRMNKELRDFLGENCLKVDVNSMKPLDNLCHPVSVIKEAEELASEAFGAEHTFFIVNGTTAAVQAMVFTACKAGDKIIMPRNVHRSAINALVVCGAVPVYVNPGTNKQLGIPLGMSVRDVEAAILANPDAKAVLVNNPTYYGVCSDIRKICEIAHAHGMLVLADEAHGTHLYFGEGLPVNAMAAGADMAAVSIHKTGGSLTQSSFLLCSKSISEGYVRQIINLTQTTSGSYLLMVSLDLARKNLCLNGREMFRKSVDYADYAREEINKIGGYYAFGRELENGDDFFAFDSTKLSVHTREVGLAGVEVYDILRDDYDIQIEFGDIGNILAIVSAGDRELEIERFISSLGEIKRLYGKDPSGMFDHEYINPQVVLAPQQAFYSEKKSVPIGSSEGMICGEFVMCYPPGIPILAPGERITGDILDYIAYCKEKGCFLTGTEDLEINNINVVI